In Crocosphaera sp. UHCC 0190, the following proteins share a genomic window:
- a CDS encoding type II toxin-antitoxin system HicB family antitoxin, with the protein MMNIPERMVIEWSAEDNCYLVHLPNFPFQQFHPHGETYEEAAKHGQEVIESSIEWYQAEGKTLPIPKIVINVAA; encoded by the coding sequence ATGATGAATATTCCTGAGCGCATGGTTATAGAATGGTCTGCTGAAGATAATTGTTATTTAGTGCATTTACCAAATTTTCCTTTTCAACAGTTTCATCCCCATGGGGAGACTTACGAAGAAGCAGCAAAACATGGTCAAGAAGTAATAGAAAGTTCAATTGAATGGTATCAAGCAGAAGGTAAAACTCTGCCAATTCCGAAGATAGTTATTAATGTAGCAGCTTGA
- a CDS encoding 2-isopropylmalate synthase translates to MSSQPDHIIIFDTTLRDGEQSPGASLTVEEKLTIARALARLGVDIIEAGFPYASPGDFEAVQKIAKLVGTETGPKICGLARASKNDIKAAGEALKPAVKARIHTFIATSDIHLQHKLKKTRQEVLDIVPEMVAYAKTFVDDVEFSPEDAGRSDPEFLYQVLETAIAAGATTVNIPDTVGYTTPSEFGALIKGIKDNVPNIDQAIISVHGHDDLGLAVANFLEAVKNGARQLECTINGIGERAGNAALEELVMALHVRRQYFNPFLGRPADSTESLTNINTKEIYKTSRLVSNLTGMIVQPNKAIVGANAFAHESGIHQDGVLKNKLTYEIMDAESIGLTNNQIVLGKLSGRNAFRTRLKELGFELSDTDLNNAFLRFKEVADKKKEITDWDLEAIVNDEIQQAPELFRLELVQVSSGDHSCPTATVTLRTPEGKELTDAAIGTGPVDAVYKAINRVVNVPNELIEFSVKSVTAGIDAMGEVTIRLRHEGRIYSGYAANTDIITASARAYISALNRLYGAIQEQSKVDPSEVVLTSQS, encoded by the coding sequence ATGAGCAGTCAACCTGATCACATTATCATCTTTGATACTACTTTACGAGATGGGGAACAGTCCCCAGGCGCAAGTCTCACGGTTGAAGAAAAACTCACAATTGCTCGCGCTCTCGCACGACTTGGCGTTGATATCATAGAAGCAGGTTTTCCCTACGCTAGTCCTGGAGATTTTGAAGCTGTCCAGAAAATTGCGAAACTTGTGGGAACGGAAACTGGCCCGAAAATTTGTGGCTTGGCCAGAGCAAGTAAGAATGATATCAAAGCAGCAGGAGAAGCTCTCAAACCTGCCGTAAAAGCTCGCATTCATACCTTCATTGCCACCTCAGATATTCACCTACAACATAAACTGAAAAAGACTCGTCAGGAAGTCTTAGACATTGTGCCAGAAATGGTAGCCTATGCTAAAACTTTTGTAGATGATGTAGAATTTTCCCCAGAAGATGCGGGACGCAGTGATCCAGAATTTTTGTATCAAGTCCTAGAAACGGCGATCGCGGCCGGAGCAACGACCGTTAATATTCCTGATACAGTAGGTTATACGACTCCCAGCGAGTTTGGGGCCTTAATTAAAGGCATCAAAGATAATGTTCCCAACATTGACCAAGCCATCATTTCCGTACATGGCCACGATGACTTGGGGTTAGCGGTGGCCAACTTCCTGGAAGCGGTGAAAAATGGGGCCAGACAGCTAGAATGTACCATCAATGGCATTGGGGAACGGGCGGGCAATGCTGCCTTAGAAGAGTTAGTCATGGCTCTCCATGTTCGTCGTCAATACTTTAACCCATTTTTGGGACGGCCGGCTGATTCTACTGAATCCTTAACCAATATCAACACCAAGGAAATCTATAAAACCTCCCGTTTGGTATCTAACCTCACAGGGATGATTGTACAACCGAATAAGGCAATTGTGGGGGCAAATGCCTTTGCTCATGAGTCTGGTATTCATCAAGATGGCGTTCTCAAAAATAAGTTAACCTACGAAATTATGGATGCGGAGTCCATTGGGTTAACCAATAATCAAATTGTCTTAGGTAAATTATCGGGACGCAATGCCTTTCGGACTCGCTTAAAAGAGTTAGGGTTTGAGTTATCAGACACGGACTTAAATAATGCGTTCTTGCGGTTCAAGGAAGTGGCTGACAAGAAGAAAGAAATTACAGATTGGGACTTAGAAGCTATTGTTAATGATGAGATTCAACAAGCTCCCGAATTGTTTCGCCTGGAGTTAGTACAGGTTTCCTCTGGTGATCATTCCTGTCCCACGGCCACTGTTACCCTAAGAACCCCGGAAGGGAAAGAGTTAACGGATGCTGCGATTGGGACGGGGCCTGTTGATGCAGTTTATAAGGCGATCAATCGGGTCGTGAATGTTCCCAATGAGTTGATCGAGTTTTCGGTGAAGTCAGTAACAGCAGGGATAGATGCAATGGGAGAGGTGACAATTCGCTTGCGTCATGAAGGACGTATTTATTCCGGTTATGCAGCCAATACGGACATTATAACGGCTTCTGCCCGTGCTTACATTAGCGCGTTAAATCGTCTTTATGGAGCGATTCAAGAACAATCTAAGGTAGACCCTTCTGAGGTGGTTTTAACCTCTCAGTCGTAA
- a CDS encoding VWA domain-containing protein: MKVNLQTALNDSHIDANQGNTQRQIAISLSSQEETSGLAPRVGKHRTLPLNLGLILDHSGSMTGKPMKIVKEAALRLVEGLGPSDRISVIAFDHRAKVIVPNQMVDDIERVKRLIEKLETAGGTAIDEGMKLGIKEVATGKENRVSQIFLLTDGENEHGDNERCLKLAHVAAEYNITVNTLGFGNNWNQDILEKIADSAGGTLCYIEQPEQALTEFSRLFTRLQSVGLTNAYLILEFIPQVRLAELKPVAQVEPETVELKAESEGNSYIVRLGDLMKDTSRVVLVNLYLSQLSPGSHVIGTVQVRYDDPSLSQVGLLSERIPLTVEVQPAYQPQVDNSVQKSILTLAKYRQTQLAEAKLDQGDRKGAATLLQTAAKTALQLGDQSAATILQSNATRLQAGEELSEAERKKTRMVSKTVIQTDPEL, encoded by the coding sequence ATGAAAGTTAACTTACAAACCGCCTTAAATGATAGTCACATCGATGCCAACCAAGGCAATACTCAACGACAAATTGCCATTTCCCTGTCATCCCAAGAAGAAACTAGCGGTCTCGCTCCGCGAGTGGGAAAGCATCGCACCCTACCCCTCAACTTAGGGTTAATTTTAGACCACAGTGGTTCCATGACAGGAAAACCCATGAAAATAGTGAAAGAAGCCGCCCTGCGCTTAGTAGAAGGGTTAGGGCCAAGCGATCGCATTTCTGTGATCGCCTTTGATCATCGGGCTAAAGTAATTGTTCCTAATCAAATGGTTGATGATATTGAGCGAGTCAAAAGACTGATTGAAAAACTGGAAACTGCTGGGGGAACAGCCATTGATGAAGGGATGAAATTAGGGATTAAAGAAGTAGCCACTGGTAAAGAAAATCGTGTTTCTCAAATCTTTTTACTCACAGATGGAGAAAATGAACATGGAGACAATGAACGTTGTTTAAAACTTGCTCACGTAGCCGCAGAATATAATATTACCGTTAATACTTTAGGCTTCGGTAATAATTGGAATCAAGACATCTTAGAAAAAATTGCCGACTCCGCAGGGGGAACCCTCTGTTATATTGAGCAACCCGAACAAGCGTTAACAGAATTTAGTCGTCTGTTTACTCGTCTTCAGTCTGTTGGGTTAACCAATGCCTATTTAATCTTAGAATTTATCCCACAAGTTCGTTTAGCAGAATTAAAACCCGTTGCTCAAGTCGAACCCGAAACCGTCGAATTAAAGGCAGAATCAGAAGGCAATAGCTACATTGTACGGTTAGGGGACTTAATGAAAGATACCTCACGGGTAGTATTAGTTAACCTCTATTTAAGCCAATTATCTCCAGGAAGTCACGTTATTGGGACAGTCCAAGTGCGTTATGACGACCCATCATTATCACAAGTTGGGTTACTATCAGAAAGAATTCCTTTAACCGTCGAAGTACAACCAGCTTATCAACCCCAGGTAGATAATAGTGTCCAAAAATCCATTTTAACCCTAGCTAAATATCGTCAAACTCAATTAGCAGAAGCTAAATTAGATCAAGGCGATCGCAAAGGGGCCGCGACTTTGTTACAAACGGCGGCAAAAACGGCTCTACAATTGGGAGATCAGAGTGCGGCCACGATTTTGCAATCGAATGCGACACGATTACAAGCAGGGGAAGAACTATCAGAAGCAGAACGAAAAAAGACGAGGATGGTATCTAAAACCGTGATTCAAACCGACCCAGAACTTTAA
- a CDS encoding pentapeptide repeat-containing protein — protein MTVNLINSASLTRSNLAGSDLKGADLKNLDLQGANLKAANLQGAYLTGSSLKRAILDEANLEGCHLNRVNFEQAKLRKANLKRSHLNQANLAEAILDNSDLRGAYLTGACLNWASLQEVDLRDACLVGIELTRTNLTGAFYNECTKFPSDFNPLDAKMFKAKDMTVQELLPSLVYVYELGCQYLGPNLATKYWEISCPNPQWLKQFSVENKQQITFLGNLEQPVSALQLRYSQEWTQNFINTCSKIIGNFANLIDSTLT, from the coding sequence ATGACTGTTAATCTCATTAATTCTGCCTCTCTAACAAGATCTAATTTAGCTGGATCTGATTTAAAGGGTGCTGACTTAAAAAATTTAGATCTACAAGGAGCTAACCTCAAAGCTGCTAATTTACAGGGAGCCTATTTAACTGGATCTTCTTTAAAAAGAGCTATTTTAGATGAAGCTAACCTAGAAGGTTGTCACTTAAATAGAGTGAATTTTGAGCAAGCTAAATTGAGAAAAGCCAACCTAAAACGTAGCCATCTTAATCAAGCTAATTTAGCAGAAGCTATCTTAGATAATTCAGATCTGAGGGGAGCTTATTTAACCGGAGCTTGTCTAAATTGGGCTAGTCTTCAAGAAGTTGATCTTCGTGATGCTTGCTTAGTCGGAATTGAATTGACAAGAACCAATTTAACAGGAGCTTTCTACAACGAATGCACTAAGTTTCCCTCAGATTTTAACCCTCTTGATGCTAAAATGTTCAAAGCCAAGGACATGACAGTTCAAGAATTACTACCTAGCTTGGTTTATGTATATGAGTTAGGTTGTCAATATTTGGGGCCAAACCTAGCAACTAAATATTGGGAAATATCCTGTCCAAATCCTCAATGGTTAAAGCAATTTTCTGTAGAAAATAAGCAACAAATTACTTTTTTGGGAAATTTAGAGCAACCAGTTAGCGCATTGCAATTACGTTATTCCCAAGAGTGGACGCAAAATTTCATCAACACTTGTTCAAAAATTATTGGTAATTTTGCCAATCTAATTGACTCGACTTTAACCTGA
- a CDS encoding alr0857 family protein — protein sequence MLKLIYTENGFSLDYLNQSLEGWVTTRVMLALRSGSSLCVEPSQAAFLIPVDLPYLDELLAAAAAEMGEVLEVTTCDDESVEVVLQGTWLGSDVASEEGIFVCRLSDRAEFLLHKLWQETQLSTSVLE from the coding sequence ATGTTAAAACTGATTTATACCGAAAACGGATTTTCTCTCGATTACCTTAACCAGTCTTTAGAAGGGTGGGTGACAACCCGTGTCATGTTAGCCTTGCGCTCAGGCAGTAGTCTTTGTGTGGAACCGAGTCAGGCCGCCTTTTTAATTCCGGTTGATCTACCCTATCTTGATGAATTATTAGCCGCAGCGGCGGCAGAAATGGGGGAAGTGCTAGAAGTGACTACTTGTGATGATGAGTCGGTAGAGGTGGTTTTACAAGGAACCTGGTTAGGATCTGATGTGGCCAGTGAGGAGGGAATCTTTGTCTGCCGTTTAAGCGATCGCGCTGAATTCTTGCTTCACAAACTCTGGCAAGAAACTCAATTATCAACCTCAGTTCTTGAATAA
- a CDS encoding HhoA/HhoB/HtrA family serine endopeptidase produces MRIKQLGVYVGLLLLGGTVGIWGSRYLVQSPQSQENSSPTVIPASLKPFSFASGSSQQDNLNFIAQAAQKVGPAVVRIDATRQVPDEMGESLENPFFRRFFGNEMPLPKEHLERGTGSGFIVSSDGQLLTNAHVVDGTKEVKVTLKDGQVYRGQVLGTDPMTDVAVVKINATNLPTVEIGNGEQLQPGEWAIAIGNPLGLDNTVTVGIISALGRSSSEVGVPDKRVRFIQTDAAINPGNSGGPLLNAQGEVIGINTAIRADAQGLGFAIPIETAQRVADQLLLKGKADHPYLGIHMVTLNPELQKELNQDQQLGFKVTQTQGVLVVRVINDSPAQKSGLKPGDIILKVGGKPVEKAVEVQEQVEASTIGDRLMVEIIRNNQPKTLTVLPGTFPTNQAE; encoded by the coding sequence ATGCGTATTAAACAATTAGGTGTTTATGTAGGATTATTATTATTAGGCGGTACTGTGGGCATCTGGGGCAGTCGTTACTTAGTCCAATCTCCTCAAAGCCAAGAAAACTCAAGTCCTACCGTCATTCCCGCATCTTTAAAACCCTTCTCTTTTGCCTCCGGATCTTCTCAACAAGATAACTTAAATTTTATTGCTCAAGCTGCCCAAAAAGTGGGGCCTGCCGTTGTCCGAATTGATGCCACACGACAAGTCCCTGATGAGATGGGAGAATCCCTGGAAAATCCCTTTTTCCGCCGTTTTTTTGGCAATGAAATGCCCCTCCCCAAAGAACACCTAGAACGGGGAACGGGGTCAGGTTTTATTGTTAGTTCTGATGGACAATTATTAACCAATGCCCATGTGGTAGATGGAACAAAAGAAGTTAAAGTAACCCTCAAAGATGGCCAAGTCTATCGGGGTCAAGTATTGGGGACTGACCCCATGACGGATGTGGCCGTGGTGAAAATTAATGCCACCAATTTACCCACCGTTGAGATTGGCAATGGGGAACAATTGCAACCCGGAGAATGGGCGATCGCCATTGGCAACCCATTAGGACTAGATAATACAGTGACAGTGGGCATTATCAGTGCCTTGGGCCGTTCCAGTTCAGAAGTAGGGGTTCCTGACAAACGGGTGAGATTTATTCAAACTGATGCGGCCATTAATCCTGGCAATTCTGGGGGCCCCTTACTCAATGCCCAAGGAGAGGTAATCGGTATTAATACAGCCATTCGCGCTGATGCCCAAGGATTAGGGTTTGCCATTCCCATTGAAACGGCCCAACGGGTGGCAGATCAATTATTACTCAAAGGCAAAGCAGATCATCCCTATCTGGGTATCCACATGGTTACGTTAAACCCCGAACTACAAAAAGAACTTAATCAGGATCAACAACTGGGCTTTAAGGTAACACAAACCCAAGGAGTCTTAGTGGTGCGTGTGATCAATGATTCTCCTGCTCAAAAATCTGGACTAAAACCAGGGGATATTATTCTTAAAGTCGGGGGTAAACCTGTGGAAAAAGCCGTTGAAGTTCAAGAACAGGTAGAAGCGAGTACCATTGGAGACAGGTTAATGGTCGAAATTATTCGCAATAATCAACCAAAAACGTTGACAGTTCTACCTGGGACATTTCCCACAAATCAAGCAGAATAA
- a CDS encoding HNH endonuclease has product MPTSDLFNRTIVVFSQNYLPITRVTMQRAITLLVTGKAQPLDLFEQTSWEIRSPSLVVQVTPQIRLMVNGGDRIWKVPPVNRREILRRDKHQCQYCGSHRNLTLDHVIPRSKGGKHTWDNVVTACETCNGRKGDRTPQGAGMVLKTVPKAPIHPAIAFAEQFWHSHPTTAP; this is encoded by the coding sequence ATGCCAACTTCAGACCTTTTCAATCGAACCATCGTCGTCTTTTCCCAAAATTACCTGCCCATTACAAGGGTGACAATGCAACGGGCCATCACCTTACTTGTCACAGGGAAAGCCCAACCCTTAGATTTATTTGAACAAACTTCCTGGGAAATTCGTTCCCCCTCCCTTGTGGTACAAGTAACCCCGCAAATTCGTCTGATGGTGAATGGTGGCGATCGCATTTGGAAAGTTCCCCCAGTCAACCGACGGGAAATTTTACGGCGAGACAAACATCAATGTCAATATTGTGGGAGTCATCGCAATCTTACCCTAGATCACGTAATTCCCCGTTCTAAAGGAGGCAAACACACCTGGGACAATGTGGTAACAGCTTGTGAAACTTGTAATGGACGAAAAGGCGATCGCACCCCTCAAGGGGCAGGAATGGTCTTAAAAACTGTGCCTAAAGCCCCCATTCATCCTGCGATTGCCTTTGCTGAACAATTTTGGCACTCTCACCCGACTACCGCGCCTTGA
- a CDS encoding M15 family metallopeptidase, whose protein sequence is MKPYQTIPIQESGEPLVPIALEQFAVETPHPYQKLGANYGGKSPYYLRKTVLEALLQGQNYLQQQHPDWKIQIFDAYRPVMVQQFMVDYTFASLIQTQGLQREHLSPQQQEILWEQVYQIWAIPNENPATPPPHSTGAAVDITLVDETGHPLGMGGDIDELSARSQPNYYAHSTNPIEITYHQRRELLNQIMSKAGFCRHLGEWWHFSLGDQMWAWQTQTAIARYGKV, encoded by the coding sequence ATGAAACCTTATCAAACAATTCCTATTCAAGAATCTGGTGAACCCCTAGTTCCCATTGCTTTAGAACAATTTGCCGTAGAAACACCCCATCCCTATCAAAAATTGGGAGCTAATTATGGGGGGAAATCTCCCTATTATTTACGGAAAACTGTTTTAGAGGCTCTATTACAAGGGCAAAATTACTTACAACAACAACATCCAGACTGGAAAATACAGATTTTTGATGCCTATCGTCCAGTTATGGTACAACAGTTTATGGTGGATTATACCTTTGCGTCTCTGATACAAACCCAAGGGTTACAACGGGAACACCTCTCACCACAGCAGCAAGAAATACTCTGGGAACAAGTGTATCAAATTTGGGCAATTCCTAATGAAAATCCCGCTACTCCTCCCCCTCATAGTACAGGGGCAGCGGTTGATATTACCTTAGTCGATGAAACAGGACATCCTTTAGGGATGGGAGGAGACATTGATGAATTATCAGCGCGATCGCAACCTAATTATTATGCCCATAGTACCAACCCGATTGAAATAACCTACCATCAACGACGGGAATTATTAAATCAAATCATGAGTAAAGCTGGCTTTTGCCGTCATCTTGGGGAATGGTGGCATTTTTCTCTAGGAGATCAAATGTGGGCCTGGCAAACTCAAACCGCGATCGCCCGTTATGGTAAAGTTTGA
- a CDS encoding efflux RND transporter periplasmic adaptor subunit: MVIKKAVGTGLILTSVLMFASVGCKFISQTEAQEEQQVPKKPEIPAVDVAIAPRDNLKDTVEYIGTTQPVREIALRSQVEGQLLSLGVDVGDRVTKGQMLAQLDDGLLQATVGQAQAEAAAQQSEVIRAEGEVNTAQAEVESAKVALEQAKLDADRLQQLYEQGAIAKREVELARTQYRTAQQTLLSAQSQVKVRQSGVEAAKGRVIAQESLIKQEQERLSYARLASPITGYVLQRVIETGNLVQPGSEILRLGDFSEVKVVVPVSELDLANIKVGQSVTVRLDAFPRDSLGGRVSNISPAADSRARQVPIEVILPNPSQKIGSGLLARVNFGQGVSQSVVIPETALKASKEKPVGGRGTIFVVIGDKEKGTVRARMVRLGENRDGNVEVLAGLRPGERFVSRSNRPLQDNDLVRLSVLSE; the protein is encoded by the coding sequence ATGGTCATTAAAAAGGCTGTTGGGACTGGATTAATCTTAACCAGTGTTTTAATGTTTGCTTCCGTTGGATGCAAGTTTATTTCCCAAACAGAAGCCCAAGAAGAGCAACAAGTCCCGAAAAAGCCAGAAATTCCCGCCGTCGATGTGGCGATCGCCCCTAGGGATAATCTCAAAGACACAGTGGAATATATTGGCACGACTCAACCTGTACGGGAAATAGCCTTACGTTCCCAGGTTGAGGGACAATTATTAAGTTTAGGGGTGGATGTAGGCGATCGCGTGACTAAGGGGCAAATGTTGGCACAGCTTGATGATGGTTTATTACAAGCAACCGTCGGACAAGCACAAGCAGAAGCTGCGGCCCAACAGTCAGAAGTTATTCGGGCTGAGGGGGAAGTCAATACGGCTCAGGCTGAGGTAGAATCAGCTAAGGTGGCTTTAGAACAGGCGAAATTGGATGCTGATCGCTTACAGCAATTGTATGAACAAGGGGCGATCGCAAAACGGGAGGTAGAGTTAGCCCGCACTCAATACCGCACCGCCCAGCAAACCTTGCTCTCGGCACAATCTCAGGTCAAGGTACGTCAATCTGGGGTAGAAGCGGCGAAAGGGCGGGTTATTGCCCAAGAATCTTTAATTAAGCAGGAACAGGAAAGATTATCTTATGCTCGTCTTGCGTCTCCTATTACGGGATATGTATTGCAACGGGTGATAGAAACAGGAAATTTAGTACAACCAGGCAGCGAAATTCTCCGTTTAGGGGATTTTAGTGAGGTTAAAGTGGTTGTTCCGGTATCAGAGTTAGATTTAGCCAATATTAAGGTAGGACAGTCCGTTACGGTGCGCTTAGATGCCTTTCCCCGTGACAGTTTAGGGGGACGGGTAAGCAATATTTCCCCTGCGGCCGATTCCAGAGCGCGACAGGTTCCCATTGAGGTCATTTTACCGAATCCTAGTCAAAAAATCGGCAGTGGATTACTCGCTAGGGTGAATTTTGGTCAAGGGGTGAGTCAATCTGTGGTTATTCCTGAAACAGCGTTAAAAGCTTCTAAGGAGAAACCTGTGGGGGGACGGGGGACAATTTTTGTGGTAATAGGGGATAAGGAGAAAGGGACGGTTAGAGCGAGAATGGTGAGGCTAGGAGAAAACAGAGACGGGAATGTAGAGGTTTTGGCTGGTTTACGTCCAGGAGAACGATTTGTGTCTCGTAGTAATCGTCCTTTGCAGGATAATGATTTAGTGCGGTTGAGTGTATTGTCTGAGTAG
- a CDS encoding permease codes for MPQLSYIYTLFVSHILESLPFLLLGIIISSGLLVFVDEHELVAKLPRSRILGVIIGSSLGLLLPVGQYGNIPVTRRLLLQGVSIPVCISFLIASPTINPFVILSSWQVLGGQPRLIFLRILGAWLIGIMIGFVFSTYSDKPVALEGETAILETRSTLVRSGTILRPLEGFQPLHRAGNLIYENKEMSGASRTLQQQLYVFVDNLIREFIELGSILMIGAAISTAFQVLLPQAQLLGWGQTPLTQILVMGLLSLVISLNSLWAASFVSPLTTTLLSGSSLVFLLFNSLFNVSSLALLFATIRGKAAIYLIILTTQLILVFAFVLNFYFS; via the coding sequence ATGCCCCAACTTAGTTACATTTATACCTTATTTGTGAGTCACATCCTTGAGTCTTTGCCGTTTCTCTTGTTGGGCATTATTATCTCCAGTGGTTTATTAGTCTTTGTGGATGAACATGAATTAGTAGCAAAACTTCCCCGTAGCCGCATTCTGGGGGTAATTATCGGCAGTAGCTTAGGGCTATTGCTTCCGGTGGGGCAGTATGGCAATATTCCCGTGACTCGGCGGTTATTGTTACAGGGGGTATCAATTCCTGTCTGTATCAGCTTTTTAATTGCGTCCCCTACCATTAATCCCTTTGTTATTTTGAGTAGTTGGCAAGTGCTTGGGGGCCAGCCCAGATTGATTTTTTTGAGAATTTTGGGGGCTTGGCTGATTGGGATTATGATAGGGTTTGTTTTCAGTACCTATTCAGATAAACCCGTTGCTTTAGAGGGAGAAACCGCTATTCTTGAGACTCGCTCCACTTTAGTTCGCTCAGGCACGATTTTACGACCCCTAGAGGGCTTTCAACCCCTACATCGGGCCGGTAACTTAATTTATGAAAATAAGGAAATGTCGGGGGCTTCTCGTACCTTACAACAACAACTTTATGTCTTTGTCGATAACTTGATTCGAGAATTTATCGAATTGGGTAGTATTCTAATGATTGGAGCCGCCATTTCTACTGCCTTTCAAGTTTTGTTGCCTCAAGCTCAACTTTTAGGGTGGGGCCAAACTCCCTTAACTCAAATTCTGGTTATGGGGCTTTTAAGTCTTGTGATTTCTCTTAATTCCCTGTGGGCTGCTTCTTTTGTCAGCCCTTTAACCACCACTCTTTTATCGGGTTCCAGTCTTGTTTTCTTGTTATTTAATTCTTTATTTAATGTTTCTAGTTTGGCTTTATTATTCGCTACAATTCGCGGGAAAGCAGCTATTTATTTAATCATTCTCACAACACAATTGATCCTGGTTTTCGCTTTTGTTCTCAATTTTTATTTCAGTTAA